GCTCTCTCCCAAAGGCCcaagtttgggcattttgtaaATTTAGGATGATGAGGCGCTTTTTTTTGTCCCCTTTTCTGATCTGATATGAGTATTAAAGGTCTTCTGTATACTGACATGTTGGTGAAGCTGAATGACACCGAATTTGTTTGTTTGATCTATGCAGTTTACAAGtttattaatgtaaaattcctCTTAATAGTTAACCATCATTACATAAGACTTGGGGTAAACATGAACTGGGTAATGCATATTTCATGCTTTGTTTCAAGATAATAACAGCTGGAGAGCAAGCTctagaatttcaattttgtttttatttctgtgCTTCCTAGAATTTGTGTTGCATGGAGGTAATGTTGTTGAGTTGTTATAATCCAGCAAAGAACTCCTTGCATGGGAAATAATCTGCTTAAATTGCTGATTTTTAGTGTGATAGTAGGTGACTGTGTCATTGTAATCTTATATCTGGGAATTGTTGGAAGGTGCTGATCTTGACCTGTTCTGATTTGGATTTTGTGATCGTAATGtgtgtttctattcttcttGGGCTAGTGGTGGATGTTTTGCTTCAAATTATAATTGCTAGACATATAAATTCAAAGCTGAGGGTACTTTGTAACTATCACACCCGTTGTACCAGAATTTGGGTACTTGTAAACTGAATTCAACTAGAAGCAGGTGACCTTTGTGAGAAGCTGCTGATCTTGATCTGACGTGATTTTGACAATATAGCATGGTTATTTCTGGTGAGGATTGCCTTGCCTAGGCAAGATTGtcccttgcttgtggccgatTGGCCACAATCGAAGAAAAaccagaaagaggaaaaaaaagaaaatttctttcaaaaggCAAATGACGAAAATGTCCTTAAATAGCCAGAAAGttgggctcttatttgaaataaatatagttacttcaggctcttatttaataaaatgatgGCACCTtatgtctttatttgaaataagatttaattcagatctttatttgaaaaaatgaaaactgacactcatttggaattttctctatatttaaatatattcgATGAAGAATAGAGCTCTCTGACGACAACGAGCAAGTGAAAATGGCGAAACACGCCATTGTTGTGCTACTCCTCTCTATTGTCCTCTTCATCCTTGCACAACAATCATCATCTTCCCAGCCATTTAAACCCATCTCCTCCCATCGTGCCCCAAAGTTCCTCGGCGGATTTTCAACCTCCAAACCCTACCATGACCATAGCCGCAACCACAACCACCAACGGTTGGAGTGGCTCCGTCAGTACCCATACGAGACGCGGTACTTCGAGCAGCGCCTTGACCACTTCAGCTTCTTAGAGTTGCCAACATTCAATCAGCGATACCTCATCAGCTTGGAGCACTGGTCTGGGCCCGGTCAGCTCGGACCCATCTTTGTGTACTGTGGCAATGAAGGCGACATTGAGTGGTTCGCTGCCAACACGGGCTTCGTGTGGGAGATCGCCCCAAGCTTTGGTGCCATGGTGGTTTTCCCTGAAGTAAGTGCTTCGGTTTAATTCATGTAATAATGAGCCATCTGATTATGAcgaaatcataatattcaaatttgagatttttttctacCAAACAAGATATGAAAATTGGAATTGCATACATTGTCGTAGCTAGCATAATTACAATATAAGTAACAATTATCGCCAATTTCATAGAAACTGGCTACCTTATTGTAATGCCACTTACCGTGACTATAATTATGGTAAGCGATGCTATTAGGGAATTCGTATTACAATTAACGAAAAATTCATATTCTATGGGATTGTGGATAGCCATAATAAACTTACCTTTAAAACCTCCCGGAGATTACAAGTCATCAGAAAGGTGACTAAGACCAAGAGGATAGTTGCCCCATGACCATGAACTCCTCCATGATGAattgctttgttttttctccGAAGAAGGTCAAATGTGCTTTTTCTCTTTGCTAAAATATAATCCTTCTAGCTGTCCTATTCCATTGGGGATCATTGGAATCACAAACCACATTGGGGAAGATCACCATCCataataaactaatttttctttaGACTCTTTCAAATCCCGAATCTTGCGGCCAGTCATCCTCTTATCATCCATAGCAAAGTTCTTGACAGTTTAACCTTTTCAAATCCCTAATCCATAACTGcttattcttcaatttttagttTATGTTTGAGGGTTAAGGATACAACGCAGGGGACATTttggggagggagagggagagggagagggaaaggTGTTGATGGCAAGGGGCGATGAGGGGTGGGTGGGCCATAGGATTCGGGATTTGAAAGGGTTAACTTGTCGAGAATGTGGGAAATTTTGGTTTGCTATGGATGGTAAGGGGATGGTGTGCTATGGGATTTGGGATTTGAAAGAGtttaaggaaaaattgatttgttATGGATGGTGATCTTCTTTGGGATTCCATTGGTCCCCAACGGAACGAGGACTGTTAGAAAGATTATTTTTTAGCAAAGAGAAAAGCATTGGGGCAGCTGTCCTATTAGTCTTGGTCGCCTTTTTGATTCCTTGTAATTCTCCAGGAGGTTTTATTGAAGGCAAGCCTTTTAATACTATCCAAAATCCTCTAGAATATGATTACTTCATTAATTGTAATATGAATTATGTACAAATTTTGTGGCGTCAGTAACTAGCATTACAAGAAGGTGGCTCATTTTTACGAGATTCGAATCGTTACTTGGATTGTAATTATGTTGGCTGCAACAACGTAAGCAATTCTAGTTTTGATATCATCCTTGTTTGGTAGAAAAAATCTCGAGTTCGGATATTATGGAATCATGATAATCTTCGTGTGGGAAATTGCATCCTGTGAGTTTAGTGTGGAATTTTTTCGAAAGTTGGATGATAAAGATCCATGCTAAGGACATTTCAAGAAAATTGGGAGTTCCATGCATATAGTGTTTCTCTCATTTCCTTCAGTTTGTggttaaatttagaaaattggaAAGCTTTTACGAAGACCCAAATGCGCCCCTAGCTCTATGAAAATGGGTACCTTTTGGCTGGCTTTATGGGAATTTGATTGATAGTTGCGCTCATTTTGGCTGACTGATTCATAGCATCGGTATTATGGCGAGTCGATGCCATTTGGGAGTCAAGAGGAAGCGTACAAGAATGCTGCCACCTTGTCTTATCTTACTGCAGACCAAGCACTCGCTGATTTCTCGGTGTTGATCACAAACTTGAAGCGAAACTTGTCTGCTGAGGCTTGCCCTGTTGTTCTTTTCGGTGGTTCATATGGGGGAAGTAAGTAAGCCCTTCAAACTCCATtttaactctattttttttccctgcCTAGTGTGTTTCACTATGCATAGATTGGTCAAAATAGTTTCCCTAGAGAATTTTGATGTATCAGTCATCTTCTTGAACATTTTAAGATATTTAGATTGGGCAGAAAATTCCAGTTCTTGATGTAtaggtattttcttttgttttcttgtccCCCTTTGAGATTCATTAGACGTTTTGCACGGTAATTTTTCGCAGTGTTAGCAGCATGGATGAGGCTAAAGTATCCACATATTGCCATAGGCGCACTTGCTTCTTCAGCTCCGATACTTCAGTTTGAAGATATTGTCCCACCAGAATCGTTCTACGACATTGTCTCCAATGATTTTAAAGTGTGTTGTTAATTTTAAACATGCTTCACTTGTCTGAAGTGAATATACTTATGTGCATCTTTGTCATCTTATTTTTTTACTGAAAACTGCAGCGTGAAAGTACTAGCTGCTTTAACACTATTAAAGCATCCTGGAATGCATTGATATCTGAAGGCCAGAAGGAGAATGGTCTATCGCAACTGACAAGAATGTTCCGGTTATGTCGGTAAACTAAACAAAGACAATGGTCCTTCAGTCAATTTTTTACAACCTAATTGAGCTTACATGGAGTCTAATGCTCAATGTCATTGTGTCATCCTTTGTGCtacctaaattaattgaagtCTGATTGTTGGTAGGGAGTTAAAGAACACAGAGGAGCTGGTTAATTGGCTGGATTCTGCTTACTCCTACTTGGCAATGGTCAACTATCCATATCCTTCTGACTTTATTATGCCTCTACCTGGACATCCTATAAGAGAGGTTATTCAAGATTCTGATATAACTTGATCATCAAATGAAACCTTGGTCCCACATAATGCTATTTCTCTCTATCTGAAATAACACTGTAACCAGATGCcatcttttttgtttctaattTCTAGGCAATTCTAATTAAAATCATCTAGTAAGATTTTCTGAATGTGTCTTGAGATGAATTTGAGTGGTAGCTGAGGGAATTTGGTGGTCCATACATCTTAAGgaaatgattttctaattaattttgtttCTAAATGCCCTGTCTTTAGGCTTGCTTTTTTGAATTCCCTGTTTTTATGCTTGCTTTTTGACATATAGTAATTTTTCAAAGCAAAGGTTTGCTTACTGAGTTGGGAGATGCAGAAACAGATTTAGCCAAGGTTTGCTTGCTGACACTAGAAGCCCACTTGCATTaataagggaaaaaagaaacaggCTGAAATCAACACCTTCTACTTTAAAACTTTACGCCCCCATTATGTTAAGAAAGGTCGTTCCCAGTTTACTGAACTTGCTCACAGGCTTTGTGATACTTAGCCAAAACTCTTTCTATGGTATATACACATCCTACCTGTAACATTTTCTGGATTCTTTTCAGCTGAATCCTTTTATCCTGGAACTTTTGAGCGTTGGGTGAGTCAGACATCTCAACATGTAAAGCCCATGTAACATAGCATATGCAGAACAATGTTTTGAAATTATCTGCTGAGCATATTTGGATGCACATTCTATTCTTCTTGTTACTAGGTCTGCAGAAAGATTGATGGTTGTCCAGATGGGACTAGCATTCTGGAACGTGTATCTGAAGGTGTTGGTGTCTACTACAATCACACTggagaagtcaattgctttgaatTGGATGATGATCCTCATGGCATGAATGGCTGGAACTGGCAGGTCTAAAGCTGTTATTCCCACTCTTTATTAATGTTCCcctaaatttaaaatatgaaaggTTTTGCCTCTGGAAAAAAAGATTGACCTAATGATGTTAGTGCATTTTGCTTGATTCATTGTGTTGTACAGGCATGCACGGAGATGGTTATGCCCCTGTCTAGTAGCCCAGATACAAGCATGTTTCCTAcatatgattttaatttttctgctTTCAAAGAGGAGTGCTGGACTGATTTCAAAGTCAATCCAAGACCAAGGTGGATAACAACTGAATTTGGTGGGAAAGTAAGACATCACTGcgatatatttgtatatatatttttttattattgaaggTTTGCAGCATGACGAACTTGCATGTGTATCTTCTCGGGTCATATTCCATCCAGTTCTGTGTCCTTTTTAGCATTTCTTAAGCAGCATGGCATTCCCATCAATTTTCTGTCcccttccattttctttgttCAGTGTTCCCTTATTTGGTTTATGAGGCTGAAGCTGAAGTTGTCTTATATAGCAAGAGATATCCAATTTAGTCACATACAATTAGCAGGAAGCAATggaagaagctgctgaagatTTTAATCTGCCTAAGCCAAAAAAAGACATGATGAAAATCATCCTTCTCACCATCTAAGTGCATAGATTTCCTAGGTAAATCAAGTGATCATTTCTTTAAGTGTTAGCAGTGGAGACGTGTTGTGCAGTGAGCCTCATTAGGATCCAAACATCCGATGCCTCAGATTTATACCAAGGAGAAAGGGGAAACttgcatttattttgtgtgTTTCCTTCTTATTATTTTGGGGAGAAAAGGAAGGGGGAGGGGGGATATGAAGTGGCTGAATGTGCATACCTTGGGCAGATGTCCACCTCACTTGATCGCCAACAATGTGGAGTTTTCAAGTGAGTGCTTCAATCAATAGTAACCTATTGTAATTAATAGCAAAAATTGTATCAGCCATGGTTTTCTGGGATTATTTCCTTGTAATTATGGACGTTATGAAGTGAATCACTTGACATGGGTTCTATGGTGATTGGAGTGTTTAGGGCAGGCCTTTAAGTTGCAGAAATAAATTCTGAGGTTGCAGTTAAATGATTTTTACATGTGAATGTCGCATGATTGCTTATTTAGTAGATAGATCATTCACATGAACCTACAACATGAATTTTGGACACATTTTGTAGGATTTTATGACTGATTTGAAGACCTTCGGAAGCAACATCATCTTCTCAAATGgctttcttgatccttggagtGGTGGCAGGTGGGTCTTTTAATATGTTATGTCAGAGCTGTCAGTTGTTTGAAATTTATTATCTAGGATTTTGATTCTGTTGATCCTATGCCACAGTGTGACCCAGAATGTATCTGATTCTATTGTTGCTCTAAACATGCAAGAAGGTACGTTTGAGTTGAAATGTTACTTTGTCCtatttctttcctcctttttttatgGCATATGATGAGCTAGTGACTTGAAGCTACATTTACCTGCATATGTCATGGGGCACTCCATATATGGTGTTTCTATTGCAAACACCATGCGTATGTCTGCTTACATTGTCTTTGTCCATGTTGTCCTGTGGGTTTCATTAGGATTGTGACTTCATCTTGTGATATGGACCTTATTTTCTTTGTGTGTACTTAGAGGGTGAATGTCCAGATGCCTCTTGTTCAGATCATTTATAATTTGATCCTCTcatcccttttcattttgaaaagcTCTGTCCCtttaccttttgaattttacaaGTGGCCCTCTCTGCTCCTGTAACTTCCCCGACCTATTGAAATGTATGGGGATTAGTTTTAACCAAAGTTTCCAATTCGAAGTGGGAGAGGGGGTATGTTCCTTCTGTAATGATTGaactttacttttacttttatgAAGGTGATGACTTTAATAATATCAAGCAAGTCCATTGTCTTTGATTTCACTTTGAATCAGCTGATTTTGTTAGGTCTTTGACAAATAAGTTTTGTTAATAAGTGCTCCATGGGCACTAGTTTTAACCACTAAATATAGTACAAAAGTGTATAAAAACactttgaaaattgaatgtGAACATATTTCAAGAGAGCAGTATGCTTTAAATAGAAACTTTTATATTACCAAGGCATTGTTAGTAACCCTTAACAAGTTCCCTAGGGGCAATCTTTAGTATTTTTCTTGACAAATTCCCCCTGAAAAAAAGTGTCTTTTTATGTGGCATAATTTGTTCCTTTGTGACTGCCGACATACTAATGTGATGATACATGTCAACATTTAAATTGGTATTGGAGCTTACCGTTCTTTCAATCAACTGTTAGTGTGCCTCATTCAGCAAATTGAAGACCTCATGAGAAAAGCACATTACAAGCCAAGTCTTTTTCTCAGTCAGTTTTTGATTGAAAAACTTGACGGAGTGACCCGGTTGAAAGTGAAATCAAAGTTGAGTGACTcgattgaaaaatgaaaacactgTGACCTATATTATAGGTAGGATATGAATGCATGGCACAAAATATGTTAGCCTACAAATAGTCAGCTTACCACTCTCTCCAATGACAGTGAATAATCTTCCGTTTTACCCAAGGGAGGTTAAATGTAAAAGTTGATGAGCAGAAACCTAACAAACATGGACGGATGCTGCAGAAATATACTTACTGATAAAAGGAATTCGAGGATCATGTTATAAACTTCCAAATgtaaattccaaattttataagGGACAAATTATAGTCAATACCTTGTCAAACTATCGCGTGGCCTAAAACTTATAAGTATTCTTAAGCTTAACAGTGTTTAGTCTTTTACATTTTGTACAATTTTATCTTATCTGATGGCTCTTCAAATATAGATGATTAGTGTCAATATATAAATTGCAAGGCAGCTACAGTGATGAAAGAACCTAAACTTTTGAATGAACTTCCCAATGACAAGTGTTAAGTCCCGCATTCTTCAGTGAAAACTGTGTTCTCAGTGAAGACGATATGGCAGTCTCTGTTTTTCTGGGTTGGGATGGTATTCTCTAGGGATGGTTTTTGCAATGAATTAATCACCTCAGATAagcactcaattttttttttttttttttttgggtcgaaagaTAAGCATCCAACTGAGGCATCAAGaaatatttacatttttcaTCTAATGAACTTACTCGATTTTCACTTCCATGACATCATATATAATAATCCCTTAGAATTCTATGGTATTATTCTGTTTATTCCAATAGCATTCCTGTTTTCTTGCTTCAAAATGCAAGCACAAGATGTTATCCTTGGTCCTGTCCAAGTCATAGGACTCTTATCTTTTAAGTTCACACTTGGGGAGACATATCATGCGATTGCTTTTGCTTCagtaatacttttttttttatttgcttgggATAATGTCGCAAACAGTCCCTCAACTTCGACCCAATGTGCAGTTTggtctctgaatttttaatttgttcaatgtggtccctaaactttaatATAATGCACAATATggtcctgaacttttaatttgttcaactaaattgaacattttcatacagTTTAGGGACTGTTTTGAATATGTACAAAAGTTTGGGGActtcattgaacaaattaaaagttctgcgTTGGGCTAAAGTTAAGGGACTAtgttaaacaaataaaaactcaGGGACCAAACCGCACATTGGACCAAAGTGCAGTTACTGTTCAAAAAGCAAGTACAATATGTCGTTTTTCCTgtccaaatcttttgaatcATATCACATAAGTTCATACTTAGCAAGATGctagtgtcacgggccgatcgatcaactctcgatcaaGGGCCGTGACACTAGCATATGATGAGATCATTTTTGGTTTAGTTAGACGCTATTTGACCCATCATTTTAGAAGATGTGCCATTTCCAGTGCTGTCTTCATGATATTGAGTTCACTACTCCCTAACATCCCAAGCAGTTTTATACGAGGCATGGCAGCTTGCTAATTTGCTCTCTAATAAGTAACCCAGCTGGTTTTTGAGTTATCATCTATTTTATGATACTTGTGACTTGGCTCATTTTTCCCAAGTGGGTTACGACAAAAGGTTTGCATGGTTCTTTCCTTccatttaacaattttttagtTTAGTCTTCTTCTTATATGACTCTGCCTTGGCAATCTGAACTTTGGTTCCTCCTTTCTGCTAAATATGTACTCTTTTCTGGTCCCTTCTGGTAGCCACCTTCAGTTTTGTGTATCACGGTTCATCACCTGAGTAAAATAGGAAGACTGTTGGAGGTTCTTATTTGAGGCATCTCCTATTGATTAAGCAGCCACAGATGGTGTCGAGGCAGAGATTAATTGGTTCCTTGCATTTTATTATCAGGTGCTCATCACCTAGATTTGCGTGCTGCAACGGCAGAAGATCCCAACTGGCTGGTAGAACAGAGAGCAACTGAGATCAGGGTGATTAAGAAGTGGTTGAGCGACTATTATGAGGCGAAGGGAGCTAGTTTACTATCTAATGTTGAAACGGGCGACAGGGCTACATCCATGTAAACATGTCCACAGCCAAGTAAAATACGCAGAAGGCTACATCCATGTAAATTGGTCCACATACTaaattgaaatgattttatGATAACTGCGGGCAGTGGTTGCTCGGAGGGGGTACTATAGACAAAAGTCAATTCGTTTTATAATGGTGTTTACTGAGTAATACAGAATTGGCAGTTCCATTACGAGGAAAGTTCTGTCGATGATtattattgttaatttttttggtgcTTTATAGGAAGGTAGGTAAAACTGAGAAAGTTGGATCTATTTCTTGAATGTGTATAACTGCAGACTCGGTCTGCAACTAAAAGAAGCCTAGGTCCGATACCATAACATTAATCATGGTTTCACACGGTGCATGTGCGTCGGGCTCAGGCCTGGCCTCATCTCTTTATGGTGATGCCATGTTATTTGTAGTTTGAAACATGGTGTTTCGGCTTTCAGACTCCAAGCTGTCTGAAATGAGCATAATTTCTTCACAGCTAAGGCAATGTTTGGTTGTTGGGAATGAAGCCCCGTTCCCTCGTTTTGGCACCGTTTGGTTACTGGGAATGAGGTGAAACGGAAATAGAAATTGGGAATGAAAATCGCTGCCCTTCTAGATTTCATGAACATGAGGGGGCTGAGGAATGAATGATGAGCAATGGGAATGAGCTTATTAAGAACGGAAGTAGACATAAGGATCATTAACTATGTCTTGGATTTGGTAACTTTTgtatgaaaagaaatttcaatatggcagggtttttccataaataaaaaaggcaCCAACTTTTGATTAGGGCCGGTGTGTTTTTATGTGACGCTCAAACGATAGAGTCAAAGTGGTCCCTTCCGTAGAGGTTGGCGCCTTGTGAGGAACTCATAGTAAGCATTCTTTATTTGATATTGCCACGATGTCTAAtaattcaaaacaataaaaatctgaaaaatattagaaaattgtccaaaaagtcataaatttattataacaGAGCAAATtctcaaatatttatttttgtctatttagtcctaaacttttgaaaacttatcaattaagttataaactttttaattgtgccaatttaattgtaaaaatttttataattgtaaaaattttaataatttgacaatttagttattccaattaattttgatcagaaatcgcTAATGGGGTGAGTTAATTAGCACTAGCCATCAATTGTGGCATGGTTGGCGAGGTTAAAGAGGGCATGCTTGACATCCATGTTGCTAAGCATAAAGCTTTTTCAATTAGCAATGGAGTCGCCAAGTTGTCGCCATTTTCTTAGAAGTGAATCTCCATTAGAAAGTTAATGGATTTCTAAGCATGACACTTAGCACGAattgtcccaaattttattaATCACAACCCGATACTCAATCTAATCATACAATTAATCTAACCTGTTGGAGTCACTACTAATCCACTAGGGTTGATTAGACACTCAAGTGAAATGTGAGAGTAAATTTTACTTCCGTGAATAAGAGATTCAATAGATTTGAAGACTTGATTATTCTAGATTAATCTAACGTTCTTTCAGTggcttttctctttattttgaaaatgtttttcccatGCAATCTTAGTTGATTTTATCCCATGCTACTAACACCACTTGGATTTCGAATGATCATGCGggattataataaaataaaataaaaagtaacgCCCAATAATCAAAGCAATAAATAGATTGTAGAATACTTTGAGAACCCGGATATGTTAAGCAAGCAAAGCGTATCGATGCCCATCACCATAAGGTTTCTGCAAACTATTacttaaaaatatatagataGAATGCTTGAATGTTATGCATGATTGTGCATGATGAATTTTAAATGATATGTTATGGAATTAATTCTAAATGTTACCTATTAATTCTAAATGAGCTACTAAATGCCACGTGATATAGaatttacataaaataattaatctaattaatgtAATCCACGTGAGACTCtctaacatatatatttttcttcattaataaCAAAAAGACAAATGCCCCTTAAAGTCTATAAATCAAATGTGCATGCATTTTCTGTTCTAGGACTAACCATGAACTAATCTTGTGATGCAAACCAATATGAAGTGCTATTTtcgattatttttatatttatgaaaatgataaataagATCCTATGACTCGAATGATCTAGCCATACAACTAGCAATTACATGATGCAATGCCATATGATATGAGACTAACTAATTCAAAGTTTATGGAATCTAAGTGTACCCTAAATGACACTCTTTTACCTGATTTATATGAAAACTGCGGACTCTCCTAAATGCATTCTAGAACTAGCAAATATTGctctaaataataaattgtGAAGGTGCTACAAACTTTAGATATGCATGAGACTAGAATGTTCAATAATTCTACGATGCCTCGAAATTATACATTATGTCTAGAATCCATCACAAGCTAATTCGAGGCAATCACATTCTAAGCAATCATGGCAAACTACGCAAGACGATGTTAGGGTTTGACCTTAGTGCCTAAAGGCCTGAAAGCTTAACACGCCTCGGTTAATGCAGGGAAATGGTTAAAGCATAAATGATATAACCTATGGTTTGATCCTAAACAACACGCATGAAACTATAGAGTAAGGTACAGAACTTACCTAGCGACACCAACGAAGCAAAGGCGAGCACGAGCAGCTACCAAAGGGATGCTATCTTGAGGAGCGAGGGGGTCGCAAGTGAGCTCAGTGTTGGCAAAGAAGTTGGATTTTCACCTACAATCCTcccaccaaagaaaaaaaaaattctagcgCGTAGGCAAGAGACTCATCTAACGCGGTGAAGACTGGGAATATTGGTCTTCTCCAATAGGTTACTGGTCTGCCTCTTGCTTGGGTCGTCGGTGACGTGCTAAAGGACATGCACGAGACAATGTCTAGTACTCGAGTCTCTCCActaataatgacacaaatatcCTCAAAATCAGTTAAAAAATGCTGAGTGACAGGGACAGTTTTATTGAGCGAGTGATAAAAAGAGCAATAGAGAAGAAGCACTTAGTTTTGGATATTCTCACTATTTCACATTAAGAGTAATAGATTTCAAATTAGATGCGCGAATCTCTTTACTCAATTATAT
This region of Eucalyptus grandis isolate ANBG69807.140 chromosome 8, ASM1654582v1, whole genome shotgun sequence genomic DNA includes:
- the LOC104414046 gene encoding lysosomal Pro-X carboxypeptidase isoform X2, whose translation is MAKHAIVVLLLSIVLFILAQQSSSSQPFKPISSHRAPKFLGGFSTSKPYHDHSRNHNHQRLEWLRQYPYETRYFEQRLDHFSFLELPTFNQRYLISLEHWSGPGQLGPIFVYCGNEGDIEWFAANTGFVWEIAPSFGAMVVFPEHRYYGESMPFGSQEEAYKNAATLSYLTADQALADFSVLITNLKRNLSAEACPVVLFGGSYGGMLAAWMRLKYPHIAIGALASSAPILQFEDIVPPESFYDIVSNDFKRESTSCFNTIKASWNALISEGQKENGLSQLTRMFRLCRELKNTEELVNWLDSAYSYLAMVCRKIDGCPDGTSILERVSEGVGVYYNHTGEVNCFELDDDPHGMNGWNWQACTEMVMPLSSSPDTSMFPTYDFNFSAFKEECWTDFKVNPRPRWITTEFGGKDFMTDLKTFGSNIIFSNGFLDPWSGGSVTQNVSDSIVALNMQEGAHHLDLRAATAEDPNWLVEQRATEIRVIKKWLSDYYEAKGASLLSNVETGDRATSM
- the LOC104414046 gene encoding lysosomal Pro-X carboxypeptidase isoform X1, with translation MAKHAIVVLLLSIVLFILAQQSSSSQPFKPISSHRAPKFLGGFSTSKPYHDHSRNHNHQRLEWLRQYPYETRYFEQRLDHFSFLELPTFNQRYLISLEHWSGPGQLGPIFVYCGNEGDIEWFAANTGFVWEIAPSFGAMVVFPEHRYYGESMPFGSQEEAYKNAATLSYLTADQALADFSVLITNLKRNLSAEACPVVLFGGSYGGMLAAWMRLKYPHIAIGALASSAPILQFEDIVPPESFYDIVSNDFKRESTSCFNTIKASWNALISEGQKENGLSQLTRMFRLCRELKNTEELVNWLDSAYSYLAMVNYPYPSDFIMPLPGHPIREVCRKIDGCPDGTSILERVSEGVGVYYNHTGEVNCFELDDDPHGMNGWNWQACTEMVMPLSSSPDTSMFPTYDFNFSAFKEECWTDFKVNPRPRWITTEFGGKDFMTDLKTFGSNIIFSNGFLDPWSGGSVTQNVSDSIVALNMQEGAHHLDLRAATAEDPNWLVEQRATEIRVIKKWLSDYYEAKGASLLSNVETGDRATSM